The genomic interval aatgcccccCAAAAACCCGTAACCCCCCGGACccccccaggaaccccaaattatttaaaatttcccccccagagaccccaaatccccccaggaccccccaaaccccgggggggagattttggggtgaaattgggagatttgggggtcccgaGGGCTCGGGGCGGGACAGGACCCAATTTCGCGGTTTTTGGCCCCAAATCGGGGTCAGGTCAGGAATTGGGGTCACGGGGGGGGGAGCgaattgggggaatttgggaggaattttggggcgattttggggtgatttcggGGAtatttgggggtgattttgggggggtgatttttggggtggttttgggataATTTTTGGAGTAATTATCGggatgatttttggggtgatttttggggtaatttttggggttatttgggggtgatttttggggtgatttgggggtgatttcggggtgatttttggggtgatttttgggtgatttcggggtgatttgggggtgatttcggggtgattttgggtgatttcggggagatttttggggtgatttttggggtgatttttggggtgatttcggggagatttttggggtgatttgggggtgatttcgggctgatttttggggtgatttgggggtgatttcggggtgatttgggggtgatttttggggtgatttgggggtgatttggggcggttttggggtctctcacCTCCTCCCAGCGGATGAATTTGCTGCCCCGCACCAGCAGCTCGGGCACGCGCGGCGGCTCCAGCGGGAGCGCGGACGGGACCGGGACCGGAACCGGGAACGGACCCGGAGCGGGATCCGGAACCGGGACCGGACCCGGACCCCGGACCCGGACCCGAACCCGAACCCGGACCCGGAGCGGGACCCGGGGCCGGGACAGAACCGGGGACAGAACCCGGGACCGGACCCGACCCCGGGACCGGGAGCGGCGCCGCCATCGCTGACCGGGACGGGGGCGTGGCCAGGGAGGGGCGTGGTCTAACCAGGTGTGTCCTGAGGGGCGTGGCCGAAGCGGGAGGGCGGGACCGGAACTGGGCGTGACCCGACCTGGGTGTGTCCATGAGGGGGCGTGGCTGTGTTGATATGTGGGCGTGGCCAAAGCAGCGGGGGGGCTGCTATGGTCGAATGGGGCGTGGCTCAGTGTGGGCGCGGCCTCGGTGGGCGTGGCCGCCACACAAAGGGgcccccgcggcggcggcgcgcgcgGGGTGGGCGTGGCCCCGGCGGGGTGGGCGTGGCCCCGGCGGGGGCGTGGCCGCTTCCGGTCGGTGGTCCCGGCATGGCGGAGCCgcgcggcggccccgggccccGGTGCCGGTGGCGGTGCCGGGCGGAGCCGCCCCCGGGCAGGGCGGGCCCCGCGTCTGCTTCGCGCccgcgcggcggcggcggcaccggaGGAgggcccggggcggggccgcgggaaGGTCACGGTGCGCTACGACCGCCGCGAGCTCCGCAAGCGCCTCCACCTCGAGGAGTGGATCCTGGGGCAGCTGACGGCGCTCTACGACTGCCCGGtaccgggaacgggaacgggaacggggatggggatggggaatgggaatggggaatggggaacgggaacggggaatggggaacgggaacgggaacgggaacgggggaacgggaacggggaatgggaacgggaacgggaacggggaatgggaacggggaatggggaacgggaacg from Molothrus aeneus isolate 106 unplaced genomic scaffold, BPBGC_Maene_1.0 scaffold_30, whole genome shotgun sequence carries:
- the PPP1R14B gene encoding LOW QUALITY PROTEIN: protein phosphatase 1 regulatory subunit 14B (The sequence of the model RefSeq protein was modified relative to this genomic sequence to represent the inferred CDS: deleted 1 base in 1 codon), which encodes MRGRGCVDIVGAASVGVAATQRGPRGGGARGVGVAPAGWAWPRRGRGRFRSVVPAWRSRAAAPGPGAGGGAGRSRPRAGRAPRLLRARAAAAAPEEGPGRGRGKVTVRYDRRELRKRLHLEEWILGQLTALYDCPEEEIPELEIDVDELLDMESDGARSARVQEILVDCYKPTEAFVGDLLEKIRGMQKLNTPQKK